The sequence below is a genomic window from Brevibacillus agri.
GATGCAAAGATCATTATCGAGTCTTGCGCACGATCTTGTCCCAATTACCATCAATGTAGGCGAGGATTTCAAATCCATTGTGTGGAAAGCCCAGTACGATATGGATTTCAATACGGAATGCTTGTTTTGCTTTTCAGAGCGCATTACAGGATACCGGGTGGAAGACGAGGCAGGGCATTCCGGCAAGGTAGCTGTCTGCCCGCACTGTGAAAAGGTCAACGCGATTTACGCATAAGCACGGCAAAAGCCGGCAGCCAAAAACGATGCTCTCAAGCTGGAGGGCATCGTTTTTTCGTTTTTTCACGTGCGGGCGCTGGGCTTATATGCGGAGAAAAACGTTTGTTCCAGTGCCAAAAGGACCAGTCTGTGCCGTACTATATCTGCCACTGTATCCACCATGTACCACCTGGCGTTTAGCAGGATTGAAGAAGGCGGTCACGAATAGTATGAGAGGTATACATATGTAGATAGTTAGGGGTGAACTTTGTGCAAAAGAAATGCAGCCGCTGCGGGAATGACATGGAGATCGTCCTGCGCAATGTCGTGTATAAAAAACGGGTGAAAATCATGAATGTGCCCGTACACGTTTGCGTTGACGATTGCTGCGCTCATTCCCAGGTGGTAGATGTGATTAAGGATGATTTGAAATCACTCATGGAGGAACTGGGCCAACATCCGCAGCGCCAGGCGATCGAGTTTGAAGAGTTGTCAGAGTTATCCAACTTATTGGTACTTATTGCTAATGAGAAGGCAGACTCTTCGGTGCGAGAAGTGCTGGGCGAGAGGGTCAACGAGCTTCTGGATCTGTTTTTGTTGGCGCAGTCCCTAGGCGATCAAAAATGGATGCTGGAATTGCGTGAGCGATTGACAAAAATCATGGTATAAGAAAAAGGAGGCGCTGTTGCAGGCGGCTCCTTTTTGGTATGTCCGCGCGGCCGCTTTTTGCTCCCTGCACCGCAAACGTAGACTTCGCTATCCAGATTTCGCTATACTGAAAACCAATAGCGACTCAAAAGGAGAGATACATGGTGGCACAAAAACAGCTTCATTCGCTCGAGGAACTGGACCAGTTCGTGGCCCAAAAAGGCAAAAAGCTTTTGTTCAAGCATAGCACCATCTGCCCGATCAGCACGTCTGCTTACGAGGAGTTCCAGGCGTACTTGCTGGAGCATTCGCTGGAAGCGGCTGTCATCCTGGTGCGGGAAGATCGCCCGGTGTCCAACGCGGTCGCCGAGCGTTTTGCGATCAAGCACGAATCCCCGCAAATTTTCCTGCTGGAAGACGGCGAAGTGAAATGGCACACGTCGCACTGGAAAATTACCAAGGATGCGATCAGCCAGGCGGTAGGGGCTTAAAAGACATCATCACGCAAAAAAGAGCTGTCGGTTCAATTCCGCAGCTCTTTTTTTGTGCAGATAAATCTTCCTCACGGCTTGGTGAGTCAAGCTTTTCAGATGGCTACTCCCAATACAGCTCCAGCTTGTCTCCGCTTTTCAGCTCGGTCTGGAAGCTGGCTTGCTCGCCGTTCACCAGCATGACAAAACCGGAGATGCTTTCGCTTTCCGGCTTCTCCAGCGAGAAGTTGACAAAGCGGAAGACGTCGCTGAATACAGGCGGAGCGGCTGGCGTAGATTTTACGGTAATCACCGCGCCGTCCGGCACCAGCTCGTCTGCCGCGGCCGCTTTTCCGTCCACGGTGATCGACACTTGCGCCACTGGCAGCACTACGCGTTCGCCGTTAAAGTACACAGTCATCGTCTCCTGGACCCACTCTTCCAGCGGAATCACATCGCGAATGGCCGGCGGCGGAACTTCCTCCAGGCGATAGTGCAGCTCATCGCCTTGCCGCACAGAATCGCTGTAAGCGGCGGGCTTGCCGTTTAACAAGAGGACCGGATTGTGGGAAGGCAGCGTATAAGACTGGCCGTTCACGCTGAAATGCAGCCCGGTTTGCGCAGGCTGTTTTTCTGACGGGAACAGCCCGGCTGACTCCAGCACCTCGGACACGGTGCGGGGGAGGCGAATCTCGACTTCTGCGCGATCGCTCAACTGGTCGTCAAGCTCGGCAGGGGTGCCGTTTACCCGGATCACTGGCCCGAGCGAGAGCGGACGGTCGTTGCAGAGGATGTCCAATGTGTCCAACTGGTCGAGCAGGTCGCGCACCATGACGCTGGCGTCCGCGCCGTTAGTTCCGGCGACCACTGTAATGCTGTCCCCGTCGGCAATCGGCGAGTCGAGACTCGCCGCTTCGCCGTTTTTCAAGATGACCGGAGGCGTGCCGTGACCGCCGGGAATCATTTTCATCCTGCCGTTGACGGTGACGCTCATCGCCAGGCCCGGTCTGCCGTAGAGACGGCGAATGTCCAGCCCGGCGGCAATCAAGGAATCGCCCAAGGACATTTTCCGCAGGTCGAAAATACGCAGCGGCGTGTCGTTGACCGTGACGGTGACGTAGCGCAGAGGATGGCGGCGTGCGGCAACCGCGATTCCGACTGGCGTCACAAACTCCGGGCCGCTGAGCGCCGGATTGTCTCCCACGAACTGCTTGATGGCATCGCCGCCTCTGACCGCGACGCGCGCGGCAGGCATGTTCAAAAACTGGGCGACTTTTCCCGTCAAGCCAGGAGTGAGGCTGCCGCCGCCGATCAGCATGACAGCTTGCGGCGCTTTGCCGTTCAGCTCGATGATTTTCGTCGCGATCTTCTCTGCGAGCTGCGAGATGTCAGCCTCAATCGCGCTGGTTATTTCGGCTGCGCTCATCGTATGCTCCATGCCGAGAATGTCCGTGAAGGTGACGGACTCACGGGTGGAGAGCAGGCGCTTGACCTCTTCTGCCATCGGAAAATCGAGCAAAAAGGCATTCATCAGCGCGTCTGTGATCTCGTCTCCGGCTACCGGGACCATGCCGTAAGCCGTAATCGCGCCTTCCTCGGTCAAGGCGACGTCAGAGGTGCCCGCGCCGATGTCGACGAGGGCAATGTTGAGCCTGCGCATGGTCAC
It includes:
- a CDS encoding cell division protein FtsA, whose product is MSAYTEPGSPELIFSLDIGTRSVVGLIVESTKDQFRVLDCAIREHDERSMLDGQIHDVVAVAKVIKQIKEELEEKHGPLHQVAVAAAGRSLRTRRVRVDMPLSRHAFITREDVVALEFAAVQEAQADLAKELREQDVTRYYCVGYSVVNYYLDEELIGSLIDQRGDTASADVIATFLPRVVVDSLIAALKRCDLEMQALTLEPIAAINVLIPVTMRRLNIALVDIGAGTSDVALTEEGAITAYGMVPVAGDEITDALMNAFLLDFPMAEEVKRLLSTRESVTFTDILGMEHTMSAAEITSAIEADISQLAEKIATKIIELNGKAPQAVMLIGGGSLTPGLTGKVAQFLNMPAARVAVRGGDAIKQFVGDNPALSGPEFVTPVGIAVAARRHPLRYVTVTVNDTPLRIFDLRKMSLGDSLIAAGLDIRRLYGRPGLAMSVTVNGRMKMIPGGHGTPPVILKNGEAASLDSPIADGDSITVVAGTNGADASVMVRDLLDQLDTLDILCNDRPLSLGPVIRVNGTPAELDDQLSDRAEVEIRLPRTVSEVLESAGLFPSEKQPAQTGLHFSVNGQSYTLPSHNPVLLLNGKPAAYSDSVRQGDELHYRLEEVPPPAIRDVIPLEEWVQETMTVYFNGERVVLPVAQVSITVDGKAAAADELVPDGAVITVKSTPAAPPVFSDVFRFVNFSLEKPESESISGFVMLVNGEQASFQTELKSGDKLELYWE
- the ytxJ gene encoding bacillithiol system redox-active protein YtxJ gives rise to the protein MAQKQLHSLEELDQFVAQKGKKLLFKHSTICPISTSAYEEFQAYLLEHSLEAAVILVREDRPVSNAVAERFAIKHESPQIFLLEDGEVKWHTSHWKITKDAISQAVGA